ggttgaaatgagaggtagagctgtgtgtcatcagcatagcaatgataagagagaccatgtgcctgaatgatgggtcccagtgatgtagtgtaaatggagaagaggagaggtccaagcactgagccctgaggaacccccgtggtcagttgatgtgttttggatacctctcctctccaggcaaccttaaaagacctacctgtgagataggactcaaaccagtggagtggagtccctgtgatgcccagtgatgagagggtggacagaagaatctgatgattcacagtgtcaaaggcagcagacagatcaaggaggatgaggactgatgatttggatgcagctttagccagccgcagggcttcagtaactgacagtaatgccgtctcagttgagtggccctttttgaagcctGACTGGTTTGCGTCCAGTTGATTAGtctgtgagaggaaagatgagacctggttgaaaacaactctttcaagtgttttcgcaatgaatggtaggagagaaacaggtctgtagttctctacaagcgatgtgtctaatgtgggttttttaagcagtggggttactcgagcctgcttgaatgtggtagggaagatgccggtggaaagagatgtgttgatgatgtgtgtgagtgctggtaagagtgtaggggagattgcttgtaggagatgtgaggggatgggatctagagggcaggtagtgggatggctggagaggagaagCTTAGATACTTCGTCCTCAGTGAGtgtagagaaggaggagagaagatgtttggctgtggatgtggctgattcaaaagtgtgtgtgtttggaggtgtgaactgactgctgatgagtgtggttttgtttgtgaaaaaattggcaagatcgtctgcagaaagagaggtggtgggaggtggtggagggggacagaggagagaggtgaaagttctgaaaagtgtgcgtgagtctgaggtgctgttgattttgttgtggaaatatgcggatttagctgtatggacgtcctgtgagaaggaaatgagcagagattggtacttactcaggtcagatgggtcgtttgatttgcgccattttctctctgctgccCTAAGTTCGGTCCGGTGTTCACGAAGAACATCAGATAACCAAGGGTTAGAGGGAGTAGCGCGAGCTGGCCTAGAAGACAGAGGGCAGATAGTATCTAGACAAGTGGTTAAAGTGGAACATAAAGTGTCTGTTGCAGTGTTGACATCCATAGAGGAGAATTGTGTGGGTGATGGAAGAGAGGATGATACAACGGAGGAGAGGTGTgagggagaaagagaacgcAGGTTTCGTCTGAAACTAACTGGTGGAGGAGGTGGAAGCATAAGAGTAGTGagatgtatattaaatgtgatgaAGTAGTGATCCGAGAAGTGTAAGGGTTTGACCAAAGTGTTTTCTGTAGTGCAGTTGCGTATGTAGATGAGGTCAagttggttgccagatttgtgtgtgtgtgaggtagtaAGAAGTTTGAGATCGAATGAGGATAGAAGGGAGTGAAAATCTGTAGCATACGGTTTGTCCAGGTGGATGTTGAAATCACCAAGGATTACAAGTGggctgccatcctcagggaatgaGGACAGCAGCACATCTAGTTCCTCAACAAATGTGCCCAATTGACCTGGAGGGCGGTAAATGACTACAAGATGGATTTTAGCAGGAGCTGTAACTGTAATAGCATGGTATTCAAATGAGATGTTATTACAGAGAGAGGTGTGGGTTGAGTATTTCCAATTGTTTGTGATAAGAAAACCTGTGCCTCCACCTCTGCCAGTGTGGCGAGGGGTGTGTGAGAAGGAGAAATTGTTAGAGAGAGCAGCAGGTGTTGCTGAGTCTTCTGGacggatccaggtctcagtcaaGGCCAAGATATTCAGATTGGAATGAGTGGCGAAGGCTGGAATGAAGTCAGCTTTGTTTACAGCTGACTGACAATTCCATAGACCCAGAGAAAAGGAGGGAGGGATATTAGTAGAGGAAGGAATAAGACGCAGATTAGCAGTGTTGCGCTGCCGTCTGCGTCTGATAGTGGAGCGAGGGGTAGAAATAGTGGGTATGTATTGAAAGCACATTGTGaaaagagagagaaggagaaagaggatagagaaataaataaatacttaagtGCGTTCTCGGTGTTCGTTCTACGGTGGAGTCGATCGTAGGTCGAGTCGAAAACGAATGTCTTTACACTTGTCGGTCTTCACACGAGGCGGCTGAACACGAGGGCTGAACGCTCCCGCTGACGCTACCGCGACAGCGCTGACACGCTTATTAAATACACACTGATCACTGCTTGAGAGATGGCAGGTGTGGACGCT
This DNA window, taken from Pseudorasbora parva isolate DD20220531a chromosome 24, ASM2467924v1, whole genome shotgun sequence, encodes the following:
- the LOC137064107 gene encoding uncharacterized protein, yielding MCFQYIPTISTPRSTIRRRRQRNTANLRLIPSSTNIPPSFSLGLWNCQSAVNKADFIPAFATHSNLNILALTETWIRPEDSATPAALSNNFSFSHTPRHTGRGGGTGFLITNNWKYSTHTSLCNNISFEYHAITVTAPAKIHLVVIYRPPGQLGTFVEELDVLLSSFPEDGSPLVILGDFNIHLDKPYATDFHSLLSSFDLKLLTTSHTHKSGNQLDLIYIRNCTTENTLVKPLHFSDHYFITFNIHLTTLMLPPPPPVSFRRNLRSLSPSHLSSVVSSSLPSPTQFSSMDVNTATDTLCSTLTTCLDTICPLSSRPARATPSNPWLSDVLREHRTELRAAERKWRKSNDPSDLN